From the genome of Denticeps clupeoides chromosome 4, fDenClu1.1, whole genome shotgun sequence, one region includes:
- the LOC114788839 gene encoding transmembrane protein 200C-like: MIATGGLLRISRRQDSLRSKNRAENKKKRKARQKKRKNDVVVVKGKLNLCSPSGLVAAVGILILLVGVAMAMVGYWPKDNPVYPEIDLTGVHQNTRGGHLRISGPLNALGLTSNNVSQKNQSVNCTTAKPSSQSMGFFSNLLARYLNSDRLKVFGPLVMGIGIFLFICANAVLHENRDKKTKIINLRDIYSTVIDMHNLRTKDRSPLNGLVGYVQGRDTKTDKSARGSWPSTFSSSQFRRQSFGRKCSRSRDRLTFIDTVYSVYQDQERAPEPRPWETRSIVTSSVNTFTLPVIKLNNREMQEGHPVEIKDEKERISNVVGNEENNTEIVFCPKERTPPAAMETKAEISRVEIVVSQGSSHTERGQGSSLWLSSSNVAPQQQHLLIPLSGRKTTGSHLSLNALSDLGGSRPGTSGSHDDRTRRFSCPRLDRSCIKGYIKLADLGGDSFEATDGLSPSEEVTRRSAASQELSLPEDSFAQTLFGTHTVTSPSPRRSSIDGNH; the protein is encoded by the coding sequence ATGATTGCGACAGGCGGGCTTCTGCGCATCTCCAGGCGCCAGGATTCTCTGCGATCCAAGAACCGGGCGGAGAACAAGAAAAAGAGGAAAGCCAGacagaagaaaaggaagaacGATGTAGTAGTGGTGAAGGGGAAGTTAAACCTCTGCTCTCCTTCTGGACTGGTGGCGGCGGTGGGAATACTGATTTTACTGGTCGGCGTAGCCATGGCTATGGTGGGATACTGGCCTAAGGACAACCCAGTATATCCAGAGATTGATCTAACAGGTGTCCACCAAAACACCAGGGGGGGTCATTTGAGGATAAGTGGTCCTCTGAATGCATTGGGATTGACAAGCAATAATGTTTCTCAGAAGAACCAGTCTGTAAATTGCACAACTGCAAAGCCCTCTTCGCAGAGTATGGGCTTCTTTAGCAATCTTTTGGCCCGCTATCTTAACTCAGACAGGTTGAAGGTGTTTGGCCCTCTGGTCATGGGCATCggcatcttcctcttcatctgtgCCAATGCTGTCCTCCACGAGAACCGTGACAAGAAGACAAAGATCATCAATCTGCGTGATATCTACTCCACCGTCATCGACATGCACAACCTTCGCACCAAAGACCGTTCACCCCTCAATGGCCTGGTTGGCTATGTCCAGGGTCGAGACACTAAAACTGACAAGTCAGCCAGGGGTTCTTGGCCATCAACGTTCTCCAGTAGCCAGTTCAGACGCCAGTCTTTTGGTAGAAAGTGCAGCAGGTCTCGAGACAGACTGACGTTCATCGATACAGTATATAGTGTCTACCAGGACCAGGAGAGAGCACCAGAACCTCGGCCGTGGGAAACACGGTCCATTGTTACATCCTCTGTGAACACATTCACACTTCCTGTCATCAAACTGAACAACCGGGAGATGCAGGAGGGGCATCCAGTTGAAATAaaagatgagaaagagagaatttCCAATGTGGTTGGAAATGAGGAGAACAATACAGAGATTGTATTTTGTCCAAAGGAAAGAACTCCTCCTGCCGCAATGGAAACCAAAGCGGAGATCTCCAGAGTTGAGATTGTTGTCTCACAGGGATCATCACATACGgagaggggtcaggggtcatcaCTATGGTTATCATCATCTAACGTTGCACCACAGCAACAGCATCTGTTGATTCCTCTGTCCGGACGTAAGACCACGGGGTCACACTTGTCACTCAATGCCCTTTCAGACCTTGGGGGCAGCCGGCCAGGAACCAGCGGCAGCCACGATGACAGAACCCGCCGCTTCAGCTGTCCCCGACTGGACCGGTCATGTATCAAGGGCTACATCAAATTGGCCGACCTTGGGGGAGACTCATTCGAGGCCACAGATGGACTGTCTCCTTCTGAAGAAGTAACCAGAAGGTCAGCAGCATCTCAGGAACTTTCACTTCCTGAAGACTCTTTTGCACAGACACTGTTTGGTACGCACACAGTCACCAGTCCCTCACCAAGAAGATCCAGCATAGATGGAAATCACTAA